Proteins encoded by one window of Actinocorallia herbida:
- a CDS encoding pentapeptide repeat-containing protein codes for MSESAMAAQSWKKPLAWAVAVIGAAAGLAVLFTLFGPGAAWWVEHVDGVPLRGGGALQGKDRQEVLDSARGRLTAVGTGLLAAAAIYYTAANAASARRTARAAQETATAAQASVQAAQDGVDVARAAAAASEAAQLRTVALTERGHREMHELAERGQLGDRFTAAVAHLDGAPALRLGGVYALAGVADDAPTRALRQTCVDVLCAYLRLPYEPDPGAEADPAAVREHRALREVRRTVLRLIGVHLRLPSDDPRSWQGLDLDLTDAVLDGGGLEGAHFTAGRVSFNGAVFAGEGFSFAGARFLGGVVHFVGARFESDLVNFRGALFDGAETSFVGARFDRGTASFRDARFASGSVSFSGAVVDGGTVSFRGARFEGRPGPPGRPPGAVSFAGARFLAGIVSFREARLIGGHVDLRDAAFRGGALIFRNASFAGSFVDFQDSRHDGAVLDFGAASFASGRLDFTGAEGHRPANLPDTPVPQIVGLPPDWRPARPEAARPGGATPPDTAQPNSD; via the coding sequence GTGAGCGAATCCGCGATGGCCGCGCAGTCCTGGAAGAAGCCGCTGGCATGGGCCGTCGCCGTGATCGGCGCCGCAGCCGGCCTGGCCGTCCTGTTCACGCTGTTCGGGCCGGGCGCCGCGTGGTGGGTCGAACACGTCGACGGGGTGCCGCTGCGCGGCGGCGGCGCGCTCCAGGGCAAGGATCGCCAGGAGGTCCTCGACAGCGCGCGGGGAAGGCTGACGGCCGTGGGCACCGGACTGCTGGCGGCGGCGGCCATCTACTACACGGCGGCGAACGCGGCATCGGCGCGGCGTACGGCGAGAGCCGCCCAGGAGACCGCCACCGCCGCCCAGGCCAGCGTCCAGGCGGCGCAGGACGGCGTCGACGTCGCCCGTGCGGCCGCGGCCGCCTCGGAGGCCGCCCAGCTGAGAACCGTCGCCCTCACCGAGCGGGGGCACCGTGAGATGCACGAGCTGGCAGAGCGCGGCCAGCTCGGCGACCGGTTCACCGCCGCCGTCGCGCACCTCGACGGGGCGCCCGCGCTGCGGCTCGGCGGCGTGTACGCGCTCGCCGGGGTCGCCGACGACGCCCCCACCCGGGCGCTGCGCCAGACCTGCGTGGACGTCCTGTGCGCCTACCTTCGCCTGCCGTACGAACCCGACCCCGGGGCGGAGGCCGATCCCGCCGCCGTCCGGGAGCACCGGGCGCTGCGCGAGGTCAGGCGGACGGTCCTGCGCCTCATCGGCGTCCATCTGCGGCTCCCCTCGGACGATCCGCGCTCCTGGCAGGGCCTCGATCTCGACCTGACCGACGCGGTGCTGGACGGCGGCGGCCTGGAGGGCGCGCACTTCACCGCGGGCAGGGTCTCCTTCAACGGAGCGGTCTTCGCCGGGGAAGGCTTCTCCTTCGCCGGGGCGCGGTTCCTCGGCGGGGTCGTCCACTTCGTCGGCGCGCGGTTCGAGTCGGACCTGGTGAACTTCCGCGGAGCGCTGTTCGACGGGGCGGAGACGAGCTTCGTCGGCGCGCGCTTCGACCGGGGGACCGCGAGCTTCCGCGACGCGCGCTTCGCCTCGGGGTCCGTCTCCTTCTCCGGAGCGGTCGTCGACGGCGGGACCGTGAGTTTCCGCGGCGCCCGGTTCGAGGGGCGGCCCGGTCCGCCCGGGCGGCCGCCCGGTGCGGTGAGCTTCGCCGGCGCCCGGTTCCTCGCCGGGATCGTGAGCTTCCGGGAGGCCCGGCTCATCGGCGGGCACGTCGACCTCCGCGACGCGGCCTTCCGCGGCGGCGCGCTGATCTTCCGCAACGCCTCCTTCGCCGGGTCGTTCGTCGACTTCCAGGACAGCCGCCACGACGGGGCGGTCCTCGACTTCGGCGCCGCCTCCTTCGCCTCCGGCCGCCTCGACTTCACGGGCGCCGAGGGCCACCGCCCGGCCAACCTCCCCGACACCCCGGTCCCACAGATCGTCGGCCTCCCGCCCGACTGGCGCCCCGCCCGCCCCGAGGCCGCCCGGCCCGGCGGAGCGACACCACCCGACACGGCGCAGCCGAACTCCGACTAA
- a CDS encoding exonuclease — protein MPQLPEFYVAVDVEADGPIPGPYSMLSLGMAVVGRPDLRFYTEIRPISAEFEPAALAVSGLDRDRLLREAPAAEEAMAAAAAWINGLRKEGRPVFLAGPAVFDGMYVHWYFVRFLGRSPFNASGAGIDLRSYWMGLTGDEWVSTRKSVIKQKLKITGLPHTHHAGEDAAELAAVFEAILADRAERTEAALDAARRARARHHRAQTAPTPTAPTPTAPAPTVPAGNETG, from the coding sequence ATGCCGCAGTTGCCGGAGTTCTATGTCGCCGTGGATGTGGAAGCGGACGGTCCCATTCCGGGGCCTTACAGCATGTTGTCGCTGGGGATGGCGGTGGTGGGGCGGCCCGATCTGAGGTTCTATACCGAGATCCGGCCGATTTCAGCGGAGTTCGAGCCTGCGGCGCTGGCCGTCAGCGGGCTGGACCGGGATCGGCTGCTGCGCGAGGCACCGGCCGCCGAGGAGGCGATGGCGGCGGCGGCCGCGTGGATCAACGGGCTGCGCAAGGAGGGGCGGCCGGTGTTCCTGGCGGGCCCGGCGGTCTTCGACGGCATGTACGTGCACTGGTACTTCGTGCGGTTCCTCGGCCGCAGCCCGTTCAACGCCAGCGGCGCGGGCATCGACCTGCGCAGCTACTGGATGGGCCTCACCGGCGACGAATGGGTGAGCACCCGAAAGAGCGTCATCAAGCAGAAACTGAAGATCACCGGCCTGCCGCACACCCACCACGCGGGCGAGGACGCCGCCGAGCTCGCCGCGGTCTTCGAGGCGATCCTCGCCGACCGCGCCGAGCGCACGGAGGCCGCCCTCGACGCCGCGCGCCGAGCCCGTGCCCGACACCACCGCGCGCAGACCGCCCCGACCCCGACCGCGCCCACCCCGACCGCCCCCGCTCCGACGGTCCCGGCCGGCAACGAGACCGGGTAG
- a CDS encoding DUF6668 family protein yields MRGTVRRPHPGLPARAVRDDRAAAIWLVGCHGGAGATTLAALIGVRDAGRCWPVPRTGRANVVLVAHPDAPGMRAVHVAARQHAEYPALSAGINLLGLVLNSWAPGRLPRDLRQLRESLGAAVPQVWEVEYIEALRLGRSPSEVGRLPRSLRVLRRDLVNEGWVSSLQRINREGD; encoded by the coding sequence ATGAGGGGAACGGTCCGACGCCCGCATCCGGGGCTTCCCGCGCGGGCGGTGCGCGACGACAGGGCCGCCGCGATCTGGCTCGTCGGCTGCCACGGCGGGGCCGGGGCGACGACGCTCGCGGCGCTCATCGGGGTGCGAGACGCGGGCCGGTGCTGGCCGGTCCCGCGGACGGGGCGCGCGAACGTGGTGCTGGTGGCCCATCCGGACGCGCCGGGCATGCGGGCCGTGCACGTCGCGGCCCGCCAGCACGCCGAGTACCCCGCGCTGAGCGCCGGGATCAACCTCCTGGGGCTGGTGCTCAATTCGTGGGCGCCCGGCCGCCTGCCGCGCGATCTGCGGCAGCTGCGGGAGTCGCTGGGCGCGGCGGTGCCGCAGGTCTGGGAGGTGGAGTACATCGAGGCGCTGCGGCTCGGCAGGTCCCCGTCCGAGGTGGGCCGGCTGCCGCGGTCGCTGCGGGTGCTCAGGCGCGACCTCGTGAACGAGGGCTGGGTCAGCTCGCTCCAGCGCATCAACCGCGAGGGCGACTGA
- a CDS encoding Cmx/CmrA family chloramphenicol efflux MFS transporter, translated as MPLSLYLLAVAVFAMGTSEFMLAGLLPDIADDLGVPVGEAGLLTAAFAVGMAVGAPLMAALARRWPRRTALLAFLGLFFAAHVVGAVADGLPVLLGTRVIAALANAGFLAVALTTAAALVPADRKGRALSVLLGGTTAATIAGVPGGALLGALLGWRAAFWAVALGCAPAALGVLRGVPGGRGGSRSSADPRLRAELAELRRPRLAVVMAGTALVTAGTFGAFTFLAPVVTEVAGLGPFWVPVALVLFGVGSLAGVTFAGRLSDARPGTVLAVCGPLLPVGWAAFALAAPHPVALLTMTLVQGALGFAVGSTLIARVLYEASGAPTMAGSYATAALNVGAAAGPVLAAATLDASATGPAWTAVALAVAALLCAPVFRALAVRGILVEGAGR; from the coding sequence ATGCCTTTGTCGCTTTACCTGCTCGCTGTGGCGGTGTTCGCCATGGGGACGTCGGAGTTCATGCTCGCCGGCCTTCTTCCGGATATCGCGGACGATCTGGGAGTCCCGGTCGGGGAGGCGGGCCTGCTCACCGCGGCCTTCGCCGTCGGCATGGCGGTGGGCGCGCCCCTGATGGCGGCCCTGGCCCGCCGCTGGCCGCGGAGAACCGCCCTCCTCGCCTTCCTCGGCCTGTTCTTCGCGGCGCACGTCGTCGGAGCCGTCGCCGACGGGCTTCCCGTGCTCCTCGGCACCCGCGTCATCGCGGCGCTGGCGAACGCGGGGTTCCTCGCGGTCGCGCTCACGACCGCCGCCGCGCTCGTCCCTGCCGACCGGAAGGGCCGGGCGCTGTCCGTCCTGCTGGGCGGCACCACCGCGGCGACGATCGCCGGGGTGCCCGGCGGCGCGCTGCTCGGGGCGCTGCTCGGCTGGCGCGCCGCGTTCTGGGCCGTCGCGCTCGGGTGCGCGCCCGCGGCGCTCGGCGTGCTGCGCGGAGTCCCCGGCGGACGGGGCGGCTCGCGCTCGTCGGCGGACCCACGGCTGCGCGCGGAACTCGCCGAACTGCGACGGCCCCGCCTCGCCGTGGTCATGGCGGGCACGGCGCTCGTCACCGCGGGCACCTTCGGGGCTTTCACGTTCCTCGCCCCGGTCGTCACGGAGGTCGCGGGACTCGGTCCTTTCTGGGTTCCCGTCGCCCTCGTGCTGTTCGGGGTGGGTTCGCTGGCCGGTGTCACCTTCGCGGGACGGCTGTCGGACGCGCGTCCCGGAACCGTCCTCGCCGTCTGCGGGCCGCTCCTTCCGGTCGGATGGGCGGCGTTCGCGCTGGCCGCGCCGCACCCGGTCGCACTGCTCACGATGACGCTCGTCCAGGGCGCGCTGGGGTTCGCGGTAGGGAGCACGCTGATAGCGCGTGTCCTTTATGAGGCTTCGGGGGCGCCGACCATGGCGGGCTCCTACGCCACGGCCGCCCTGAACGTCGGCGCGGCGGCGGGCCCCGTCCTCGCCGCCGCCACCCTGGACGCCTCGGCGACGGGCCCGGCCTGGACCGCGGTGGCGCTCGCCGTCGCGGCCCTGCTCTGCGCCCCGGTCTTCCGAGCTCTGGCCGTCCGCGGCATCCTCGTCGAAGGAGCGGGGCGGTAG
- a CDS encoding alpha-ketoglutarate-dependent dioxygenase AlkB — MMLQGSLFDLADEPRPGELGPAVRRAELAHGAWIDVRPGWLSGAASLFEELESAVPWQAEERVMYERVVAVPRLTRYYGENERLPLPVLADLRDRLSAHYAAELGEPFRTVGLCYYRDGRDSVAWHGDRIGRGKTEDTMVALLVLGAPRPLLLRPADHSGPTLRHDLAHGDLLVMGGSCQRTWEHAVPKSAHASGPRISVQFRPRGVR; from the coding sequence ATGATGCTTCAGGGTTCCCTTTTCGACCTGGCGGATGAGCCCCGTCCGGGCGAGCTGGGCCCCGCGGTCCGGCGCGCGGAGCTGGCCCACGGGGCTTGGATCGACGTGCGTCCCGGCTGGCTGTCGGGCGCCGCCTCGCTCTTCGAGGAGCTGGAGTCCGCGGTGCCATGGCAGGCGGAGGAGCGGGTGATGTACGAACGGGTCGTCGCCGTGCCCCGGCTCACCCGCTACTACGGCGAGAACGAGCGGTTGCCGCTGCCGGTCCTCGCGGACCTCCGTGATCGCCTGTCCGCCCACTACGCGGCGGAGCTCGGCGAGCCGTTCCGCACCGTCGGCCTCTGCTACTACCGCGATGGCCGCGACAGCGTCGCCTGGCACGGCGATCGCATCGGCCGGGGCAAGACCGAGGACACCATGGTCGCCCTGCTCGTCCTCGGCGCCCCACGCCCGCTCCTGCTCCGCCCCGCCGATCACAGCGGTCCCACCCTGCGCCACGATCTCGCCCACGGCGACCTCCTCGTCATGGGCGGCTCCTGCCAGCGCACCTGGGAACACGCCGTCCCCAAATCCGCCCATGCCTCAGGCCCCCGGATCAGCGTCCAGTTCCGACCACGCGGGGTCCGCTGA
- a CDS encoding HD domain-containing protein: MSGRHALLIGVPTYGAGLFSPLTGTVEADLDRMAGALEESDYQVTFCAPGRDGCVQPTRGAVQNALLNACRDAPEDGVLLIYFTGHGVMLDGKSFLVPSDVYPDVDDEGTPDEGSLIPLVPRALERCRAKLVVLIVDACRDTPGESGPISVGGQLRYPPDGAFALVTSCKPGETSGYDESGSYFTQTLSEILARRNSARTLPEVFAETGQQLARRMAHTDSPTQTAQITWAEPDRARDLPVCEGDQISTAWRRAIESTPLWNRAVCSDADTARVREAVIRVVETCADDCMRATDVLAKRAHLADPWSSHGYPTRILDALDLCLAGDARLTAREIGLLVAVPFLREAVMAAGVREAAAIGPTDFERHFSEGLRDDLELTHAMHEHVCRRAEGLVRRGRADARDALAMWLVHRWLVARPRLWDGPAAQEVSGRLATALPDARGTAGLTARELADVARVLMHAVGTGADDQRLTERLAGHDFTSQRRSLAVLLALAGTMALDTRRMPTVVVDHLGIGDELQISALRRAVELASWERAGDTLDLVAICDHPAIHEALDHIAQRAEHARESLLGLPGLDTALLRAVPDRLSQTGLRPEYRDGKAVYETPLLAFRLSDEKIRELLMGRQLYGDPSLAIRELYQNALDACRYRRTRRRYRDLRGHPPLPWEGRITFKQDVDPETGREYIECRDNGVGMTVESLKNTFANAGERFVYRQDFRYEQARWQEKDPSLRLIPNSQFGIGVFSYFMIADEIEITTRAVDEEDQVRGPGHRVRIASSGSLFQITAAPYDEPGGGTCVRLYLTGDEGISVLRTMRQLLWHSEFHVEVEQGADGSEQWLPETLRHPETTVEPLQHGRDLWWVAGEGGIVADGIRTNEEIYGLVVNLRGKHRPRFTVDRNTLQDWDKDWITAEIRESLPALREWAGFSLTWLWGVTESAPEIAQEIFTRLAKDDVAIPLGGQWTQSESVSARLIGCLPLDERILSRQTFLPSNDWLHSWRMGAWQTTGTVTSRYQLIMQNPAGAPVAEPCDAAIIDELFPNYNNAEAIELDRIPRIAARTEGDPVSDLKRLRRLAVLGLDCSQIRGIPHLRRGLSKEDQPLSHALTVWSPESTARPWRVVWQLAETSAQLKISVRHVLRRVEGYAPGAAGTLDFDLSPMLDHTFSTAEVRLLRTRPEDVKQETGWRVTPREVAKVSSWLALPLASVLEMYDAFSALGCRVEGRTSYPASLTTAEMDALQFVREFGMRLSPIDLFALAAEKGVSARAYADQLRRLTDTGFLLLPEHSLIPEDPADEVETELLRNAYVARILRDQGVSYIGKSPWNILHAVLSKIGHHDSPGFARRFTQYRRILDLADLRVPLTAPGVLGMASSLSCTVSEAIAHYRVFFPETADLSLLPDAAAESDLRCHGYQELSAMTGSRAEHLRGYPSWRLTPWHLANSAYQSHLTLQEFIRLLEPFRALGAPIPVLDEAVSGSLDGYAPDKYDRAILTVSNDEFAVAEPITDVDALRLVKTAGRYGWTLREAHDRFARFQPLGLTLSYPEDAVPDGIVYWQDLLAITDWLDGQPPVVSGVVGADHVARAAKDLEEDEETVRGRLRKYQGLFGYRMEGEG, from the coding sequence TTGAGCGGTCGTCACGCACTCCTCATCGGGGTGCCCACCTATGGAGCCGGGCTCTTCAGCCCCCTCACCGGCACCGTCGAGGCCGACCTGGACCGCATGGCCGGCGCGCTCGAAGAGTCCGACTACCAGGTGACCTTCTGCGCACCCGGCCGCGACGGATGCGTGCAGCCGACCCGCGGCGCCGTACAGAACGCCCTGCTCAACGCCTGCCGCGACGCCCCCGAAGACGGCGTCCTGTTGATCTACTTCACCGGGCACGGCGTCATGCTCGACGGAAAGAGCTTCCTCGTACCGTCCGACGTCTACCCCGACGTGGACGACGAGGGCACGCCCGACGAAGGCAGCCTCATCCCCCTCGTCCCCCGCGCGCTGGAGAGGTGCCGCGCCAAGCTCGTCGTCCTCATCGTGGACGCCTGCCGCGACACCCCCGGAGAGTCCGGCCCGATCTCCGTCGGCGGCCAGCTCCGCTACCCGCCCGACGGGGCCTTCGCCCTCGTCACCAGCTGCAAGCCAGGCGAGACCAGCGGCTACGACGAGTCCGGCAGCTACTTCACCCAGACCCTCTCGGAGATCCTGGCCCGCCGGAACTCCGCCCGCACCCTCCCCGAGGTCTTCGCCGAGACCGGCCAGCAGCTCGCCCGGCGCATGGCGCACACCGACTCCCCCACCCAGACCGCCCAGATCACCTGGGCCGAGCCGGACCGCGCCCGCGATCTGCCCGTCTGCGAGGGCGACCAGATCAGCACCGCCTGGCGCCGCGCCATCGAGAGCACCCCGTTGTGGAACCGCGCCGTCTGCTCGGACGCCGACACCGCACGGGTCCGCGAAGCCGTCATCCGGGTCGTCGAGACCTGCGCCGACGACTGCATGCGCGCGACCGACGTCCTCGCCAAGAGGGCGCACCTGGCCGACCCGTGGTCCTCCCACGGCTACCCCACCCGCATCCTCGACGCCCTCGACCTCTGCCTCGCCGGCGACGCCCGCCTCACCGCCCGCGAGATCGGCCTCCTCGTCGCGGTCCCCTTCCTGCGCGAGGCCGTCATGGCCGCGGGCGTCCGGGAGGCCGCCGCGATCGGCCCCACCGACTTCGAACGACACTTCTCCGAGGGCCTGCGCGACGACCTCGAACTCACCCACGCCATGCACGAGCACGTCTGCCGCCGCGCCGAGGGACTCGTCCGCCGCGGCCGCGCCGACGCCCGCGACGCCCTCGCCATGTGGCTCGTCCACCGCTGGCTCGTCGCCCGCCCCCGCCTCTGGGACGGCCCGGCCGCCCAGGAGGTGAGCGGACGGCTCGCCACCGCGCTGCCGGACGCGCGCGGCACCGCCGGGCTGACGGCCCGCGAACTCGCCGACGTGGCGAGGGTGCTCATGCACGCGGTCGGCACCGGCGCCGACGACCAGCGGCTCACCGAACGGCTCGCCGGGCACGACTTCACCTCGCAGCGCCGGTCCCTGGCCGTCCTGCTCGCCCTCGCCGGCACCATGGCCCTCGACACCCGGCGCATGCCCACCGTCGTCGTCGACCACCTCGGCATCGGCGACGAACTCCAGATCAGCGCCCTGCGCCGCGCCGTCGAACTCGCCTCGTGGGAACGGGCCGGCGACACGCTCGACCTCGTCGCGATCTGCGACCACCCGGCCATCCACGAGGCCCTCGACCACATCGCGCAGCGCGCCGAACACGCAAGGGAATCCCTACTGGGCCTGCCCGGCCTCGACACCGCGCTCCTGCGCGCGGTGCCCGACCGGCTCTCCCAGACCGGCCTCCGCCCCGAATACCGCGACGGCAAAGCCGTCTACGAGACGCCCCTGCTGGCCTTCCGGCTGTCCGACGAGAAGATCCGTGAACTGCTCATGGGCCGCCAGCTCTACGGCGACCCCTCGCTGGCGATCCGGGAGCTCTACCAGAACGCCCTCGACGCCTGCCGTTACCGCCGCACCCGCCGCCGCTACCGCGACCTGCGCGGCCACCCGCCCCTCCCCTGGGAGGGCCGCATCACCTTCAAGCAGGACGTGGACCCCGAGACCGGCCGCGAGTACATCGAGTGCCGTGACAACGGCGTCGGCATGACCGTGGAGTCCCTGAAGAACACCTTCGCCAACGCCGGCGAGCGCTTCGTCTACCGCCAGGACTTCCGCTACGAGCAGGCCCGCTGGCAGGAGAAGGACCCCTCCCTCCGCCTCATCCCCAACAGCCAGTTCGGCATCGGCGTCTTCAGCTACTTCATGATCGCCGACGAGATCGAGATCACCACCCGCGCCGTCGACGAGGAGGACCAGGTCCGCGGACCGGGCCACCGCGTCCGCATCGCCAGCAGCGGCAGCCTCTTCCAGATCACCGCGGCCCCCTACGACGAGCCCGGCGGAGGCACCTGCGTCCGGCTCTACCTGACGGGAGACGAGGGGATCTCCGTCCTCAGGACGATGCGCCAGCTCCTGTGGCACTCGGAGTTCCACGTAGAGGTGGAGCAAGGCGCCGACGGCTCAGAGCAATGGCTACCCGAGACCCTGCGCCACCCCGAGACCACGGTGGAGCCCCTCCAGCACGGCCGCGACCTCTGGTGGGTCGCGGGCGAGGGCGGCATCGTCGCCGACGGCATCCGCACCAACGAGGAGATCTACGGCCTCGTCGTGAACCTGCGCGGGAAGCACCGGCCCCGCTTCACCGTCGACCGGAACACACTCCAGGACTGGGACAAGGACTGGATCACCGCGGAGATCCGGGAGTCTCTGCCCGCGCTGCGCGAGTGGGCGGGCTTCTCTCTGACCTGGCTCTGGGGGGTCACCGAGTCCGCGCCGGAGATCGCCCAGGAGATCTTCACCCGACTCGCCAAGGACGACGTCGCCATCCCTCTAGGCGGCCAGTGGACCCAGTCCGAGTCGGTGTCCGCGAGGCTGATCGGCTGTCTGCCCCTGGACGAGCGGATTCTGAGTAGGCAGACATTTCTTCCCTCCAACGACTGGCTTCATTCCTGGCGGATGGGCGCGTGGCAGACCACCGGGACGGTCACCAGCCGATACCAGCTCATCATGCAGAACCCCGCCGGAGCGCCGGTGGCCGAGCCATGTGACGCCGCGATCATCGATGAGCTTTTCCCCAACTACAACAATGCCGAGGCCATCGAACTCGACCGGATTCCCCGGATCGCGGCTCGGACGGAAGGCGATCCCGTCAGCGATCTGAAGCGCCTGCGGCGGCTCGCCGTGCTGGGCCTCGACTGCTCCCAGATCCGCGGCATCCCCCATCTCAGGCGTGGCCTCAGCAAAGAGGACCAGCCCTTGAGCCACGCCTTGACAGTCTGGAGCCCGGAGAGCACAGCCAGGCCTTGGCGCGTCGTGTGGCAACTCGCCGAGACCTCCGCCCAACTCAAGATCTCCGTACGCCATGTCCTCCGGCGCGTCGAGGGTTACGCTCCTGGTGCCGCCGGAACCCTGGATTTCGATCTGAGCCCCATGCTCGACCACACCTTCTCCACCGCGGAGGTGAGGCTGCTCCGCACGCGCCCGGAGGACGTGAAACAGGAGACCGGTTGGAGGGTGACTCCACGCGAGGTCGCCAAGGTGAGCTCGTGGCTCGCCCTGCCTCTGGCATCGGTCCTCGAAATGTACGATGCTTTCTCCGCTCTTGGCTGCCGTGTGGAAGGCCGAACGTCCTATCCGGCTTCGCTGACTACGGCGGAGATGGACGCGCTTCAGTTCGTCAGGGAGTTCGGCATGCGGCTCTCCCCGATCGACCTCTTCGCGCTCGCCGCGGAGAAGGGAGTGTCGGCTCGTGCCTACGCCGACCAGCTCCGACGGCTCACCGACACGGGATTCCTCCTCCTGCCCGAGCACTCGCTGATCCCGGAAGACCCCGCCGACGAAGTGGAGACCGAACTCCTCAGGAACGCGTACGTCGCGCGGATTCTGCGGGATCAGGGAGTCAGTTACATCGGAAAGTCCCCTTGGAACATTCTCCACGCGGTGTTGAGCAAGATCGGGCATCACGATAGCCCTGGCTTCGCCAGGCGCTTCACGCAGTACCGGCGGATCCTCGACCTCGCCGACCTTCGCGTGCCGCTGACCGCGCCAGGGGTCCTCGGCATGGCATCCTCGCTGAGCTGCACCGTGAGCGAAGCGATAGCCCACTATCGCGTCTTCTTCCCCGAGACCGCCGATCTCTCCCTGCTTCCCGACGCCGCTGCGGAATCCGACCTGCGCTGCCACGGATACCAGGAGCTCAGCGCCATGACGGGCAGCCGTGCCGAACACCTCCGCGGCTACCCGTCCTGGCGACTCACGCCCTGGCATCTGGCCAACAGCGCTTACCAGAGCCATCTGACGCTCCAGGAGTTCATCAGGCTTCTTGAGCCTTTCCGCGCTCTCGGCGCTCCCATCCCGGTCCTGGACGAGGCGGTCTCAGGCTCGCTGGACGGGTACGCACCCGACAAGTACGACAGGGCGATCCTGACCGTCTCCAACGATGAGTTCGCGGTGGCGGAGCCGATCACGGATGTGGACGCTCTCCGGCTCGTCAAGACCGCCGGGCGCTACGGCTGGACGCTGCGGGAGGCGCATGACCGGTTCGCGCGGTTCCAGCCCCTCGGGCTTACGCTCTCCTATCCGGAAGACGCGGTTCCCGACGGCATCGTCTACTGGCAGGACCTCCTCGCCATCACCGACTGGCTCGACGGGCAGCCGCCGGTCGTCAGCGGGGTCGTCGGGGCCGACCATGTCGCGCGCGCCGCGAAGGACCTGGAGGAAGACGAGGAGACCGTGCGGGGGCGGCTGCGCAAATACCAGGGGCTTTTCGGATACAGGATGGAAGGAGAGGGCTGA